CCAATTCCATATTTCCTGAAAACAGGTTTTACATAAAGCCTCTTCATTTCACATACCCCTTCTTCTTTCAAAGGTTGTAATGCGATACATCCAGCCGGCTCTTCATTCCAGTAAGCAAGAAACAGCGCACCGGTGGGTGGACCATATTTTTTCATTGGATCTTTAACTTCTGCATCAAAACTCTGAAAACACAAGTTCTCCTGCAGTTCATCTGCATACTCTAAAAAAAGCTGCCGCACGGTTTCCAGTGCGGCAGAATCAGGTAATATTTTTTGAATGCGAAGCATGTAAAAGTTTGATTTTCTGATCTTTGAATTTTTGATCTATTGAAATTTCCTGAATCAAGAAATCACAGATCAAAAAATCAAAGATTATCCCGGTACCCTCGAAATATATTTCTCCACTTCCTTGATCTGATCCACAACTTGTTTGGTAGTTGGTTTACAAGCTTTGGCTTTGCGGAAGAAATCTTTAGCAGCACGGAATTCTCTTTTGTTCATAAAGATCTGGCACATGGTGAGATAAGCAACCGCCTCACTCTCTTTATCAGGAATACCGGCACGAATAGCCGCACGGATATAACTTTCACCTTGTTTCAGGTCACCGCGTTGCATGGCCATCATACCCAATTGTAATTTATTGGCACCTTCTGCTTCAGGCATGGGAGAACCCAGATCGGTACTTTTTTTCAAGTGCTTTTCAGCAGAATCAAAGTCCTGCTTCATCATAGCCAGGTTACCCTTGATGGTGTAATAGGTAGAACGAACAGGCTTATACAATAAATTCGGAAACCAGATCGAATTCAGAATTCTTTCTACTTCCTCAATATTGCCCGATTCCATCGGCTCTTGTATCAAACGCAAAGGGCCAATAAAAAAATGGCTCAATAAACCGATCAAAGCAATGAAATAGATCGGAAATGTAGGCCAGAACCCCGTACCCGTCATATTCAATGCCACCCCACCAGCAATCAAGACCAAACTCAGCCAGAAGCGGTATTTAATGATAATATTGTAGAACTTCATAATAAGATTTGAGAAGGGCAAATATAGGAAGAGTGAATGGTGAATTGTGAATTGTGAATGAGAAATTACCAATAGGACCTTCTCCATTGACCATTCACAATTCACTCCCTCGCATCATTCACCTCAATCCAATACCCATCCGGATCACGGAACCAGATTTGCTGAACACCATCCACTCTTTTGGTGATGGCTCCCTGATTACCGTTGACGTCTTCGAAGACAACATTGTTCTTTTTCAGTCGAGCAACAAATGATTGCATATCACTCACGCTAAAACAAGTGTGTTGATTCTTATAATATTCTTTGAGTTCGGTCGCACCCAGAATAATATGCAAAGCCATTTTCGGCCCGGTACGAAACCATTTATGCCGGCCAATACGAAAAGGTTCAGGAATGGTATCCAATCCGATCACATGCTCATAAAAAAAAGCTGACTTCTGCAAGTCTTTCACATAGATAGCCGTATGATTCAGTTGAACAGCAATTTTCACTTCTTGTGCATCGGTATTTGCTGTAATTACAAGTAGCAATAGGGATAAAATAAGTATGCGCATGTTGAGAGGTTAAGATTTTAAAAGTACATAAAACTCAACAGCCATAACCCGAAACCATTATTTTTGCTCCATCTGAATTCGAACATTGGAAATTGGATATTTCTAATTCCGCTGTTTCTTATTCCCGGGGTCCCGTAGTTCAATGGATAGAATATCCCCACAGTATTGTGGGGACTAAACTTTGAATGCAAGCTCTTTTAAATAGAAATTCGAACATCGAATTTGGACATTTCTTATTCCTTATTCCTCTGTTTCTGATTTCACTGGTCCCGTAGTTCAATGGATAGAATAGAAGTTTCCTAAACTTTAGATACAGGTTCGATTCCTGTCGGGACTACTAGTCCGCCTTCGCTAAAGCTTGGGCGGACTTTTTATTATGACCAGTTTCTGATAGCAGCATGTTTTAAACTCAAAAGCATCAATCCGTGATCTCCACCACTTTCTTATTTCGCAGTTGCCTCATCTGTTTAGGTACCATTTCCAATATCTCATCTTTCATCGTCTGTATCAATTTGGTTTTGATATGATCGCGGTGTGTGACCAAACTCACTTCTCGTGCAGGAGCAGGATCTTTTAGGCGTTTCACCAGTTTCATTTGATTCTTATTGAACTCCATAACAGCCAATTCAGGCAGAATGGTAAGCCCATCACTTTTATCCACCATTCTTTTCAGTGTTTCAATATTACCCGTTGCATATTTGAAATGCAGGTCTGCATTTTTGCGCAGTTCACACAGGTTCAATACCTGTGATCGAAAACAATGTCCTTCTTCCAATAGCCATAACTGATCAGGATTGATATCATCTGCCAACACATATTTTTTATCGTACAATGCGTTTTTACGGGATACATACACAAACAACTCTTCATAAAACAACACATCTTCTTTGATAGATGGATCTTTCAATGGCGTTACCACCAAACCACAGTCCAGCCGATTGTTTTTCAATTCATGAATAATCTCTTCTGTGATCGTTTCTTTGATCACCAACTCTAACTGCGGATATTTTTCACGCATTTGTTTGAATAAAGTAGGTAATACATAGGGCGCCAACGTGGGAATGATGCCGATACGTAATTCTCCTGTCATCACGTTCTTCTCACTATTGATCATTTGATGAATACGTTCTGCCTCACGCAAAACCACCCTTGCCTGCGCAATAATGCGGGCACCGATTTCAGTTGGGATCACCGGTTGTTTGGTTCGATCGAACAGTTTGATTCCCAATTCATCTTCGAGTTTCTGCAACTGCATACTTAACGTAGGCTGGGTCACAAAACACTTTTCAGCGGCCAGTACAAAATGACGATAGGTGTCTACCGCAACCATGTATTCCAATTGAGTGAGCGTCATAGATAAAAACTATATGTTTATAAAGATAATCAATTTGATTTATTTGTTATGTCTGTGTAATCTTGCGTTGCAAAAGATTGTGTATTACTATACAATCTATTTATCTCATTCGATAAAAAACCTAATCATATGTCAGCACAACAACATCCTGCCGGAGACATCAGCAAGTGTCCGTTCCATAACGGCTCGCTGAAACAAGTAGCCGGTGGCGGTACCCGTAACCGCGACTGGTGGCCGAACCAACTCAACCTTAACATCCTTCGTCAGCACTCTGAACTGTCTGACCCCATGGATCCTGATTTTGATTATGCAAAAGAATTCCAGTCATTGGATCTGGATGCCATCAAAAAAGACCTTACAGATTTGATGACCGATTCACAAGACTGGTGGCCTGCGGACTATGGACATTATGGTCCTTTCTTTGTTCGTATGGCATGGCACAGCGCAGGTACTTACCGCACTTTTGATGGTCGTGGTGGTGCCGGTGCAGGTATGCAACGTTTTGCTCCACTGAATAGCTGGCCTGATAATACCAATCTTGATAAAGCCCGTTTATTATTATGGCCGATCAAGAAAAAATATGGTAAGAAAATTTCCTGGGCTGATCTGATGATCCTCGCAGGTAACGTAGCGATGGAATCAATGGGCTTCAAAACCTTTGGATTTGCAGGTGGACGTAAAGATGTGTGGGAGCCTGATGAAGATGTATACTGGGGAAGTGAAAAAGAATTTGTTGCCAGCCACAGAAATCCGGAAAGTCTGGAATCTCCATTGGGCGCAACAGAAATGGGATTGATCTATGTAAATCCTGAAGGACCAGATCGCAATCCGGATCCAATCCTTGCTGCTAAAGCCATCCGCGAAACTTTTGGTCGCATGGCAATGAATGATGAAGAGACTGTAGCGTTGATCGCGGGTGGACATACATTCGGTAAAACACATGGTGCTGCTGATCCTGGAAAGTATGTTGGCAAAGAACCAGCCGCTGCAGGTATTGAAGAACAAGGTATGGGTTGGACCAGCACTTATGGAAGCGGTAAAGGTGCGGATACCATTACCAGTGGATTAGAAGGTGCTTGGACCACCACACCTACACAATGGAGCAATAACTATTTTGAAAACCTGTTTGGCTATGAGTGGGAATTGACTAAGAGTCCGGCTGGTGCTCATCAGTGGAGACCCAAGAATGGTGCGGGTGAAGGAACCATCCCTGATGCATTTGATCCGAATAAGCGTCATGCGCCATTCATGTTGACCACCGATCTTTCTATGCGTTTTGATCCTGCTTATGAAAAGATCTCACGTCGTTTTTATGAGAACCCTGATCAGTTTGCAGATGCATTTGCACGTGCATGGTTCAAATTGACACACAGAGATATGGGACCACGCGCTCGTTACCTCGGCAAAGAAGTACCGAAGGAAGAATTGATCTGGCAAGATCCTATTCCTGCTGTAACACATGAGTTGATCAACGATGCTGATATCGCTTCTTTAAAATCAACCATTCTTGCTTCAGGTTTAACCGTATCTGAATTGGTATCTACTGCATGGGCTTCTGCATCTACTTTCCGTGGATCAGACAAACGTGGTGGTGCGAATGGTGCACGCGTAAGATTGGCTCCTCAGAAATTCTGGGAAGTAAATAATCCTACACAGTTAAGTAAAGTATTGGATGCACTGGAGAAAATTCAGCAAAACTTCAATGCAAATGGCGGTAAGAAACAAGTTTCATTGGCAGACCTAATCGTATTGGGTGGATGTGCAGCCATTGAGAAAGCAGCAAAAGATGCAGGACACAATGTAACCGTTCCTTTTACACCTGGACGTGCAGATGCTTCTCAAGAACAAACAGATGTTGAATCATTTGCTGTACTTGAGCCACAGGCTGATGGTTTCCGTAATTATATCAAAGGAAAGCAAATGGCGACTGCAGAAGCACTGTTGATCGATAAAGCTCATTTGCTCACACTCACTGCTCCTGAACTGACAGTTCTTGTAGGGGGTATGAGAGTTCTGAATACCAACTATAATCAATCAAAGCATGGTGTTTTCACCAATAAACCAGGTGTATTGACCAATGACTTCTTTGTAAATCTGTTGGATTTCGGAACAAGCTGGAGCGCTACTGCAGACAGTCATCAACAAGAGTTTGAAGGCCGTGATCGTAAGACCGGAGCAGTAAAGTGGACAGCCACTCGTGCTGATCTGATCTTTGGTTCTAACTCAGAATTGCGTGCACTGGCAGAAGTATATGCTTGTGAAGATGCAAAAGAAAAGTTTGTAAAAGACTTCGTGGCAGCATGGAATAAAGTGATGAACCTCGATCGTTTCGATCTTGCATAAAGAGTTAGAAAAAAAAATAAAAGGTGACCAAGAATGGTCACCTTTTTTATTGCTTCAACCTTTATTAAAAAAACTGATTAATCCCAAAGTGTGCCATTCAATCCCAGTACAGAGCCTAACCAGATAGCGATCACATAACCTACTAACCCTACCACAGTGGCGACCAATTTTGCCCAGACATTATTTTTCACGATCTGTGTCATATAGTAGAAAAAAGCACCACCACCGGCTCCTGCTAAAGGCGTGATAAGCAAGGGTTTCAACATCCATAATGAACCCCACTCTGGTTTAGGTTCATCTACACTAAGCAATAAACTTAGGATTAAAGCAAATGCCAGCGCAGCACCGATGAACATTCGCTTAGCAGCTGCAACAAGATCAACCTGAATGAAGCTGGCGTCGTTTTGTTGTGTCATATTTATTTTTTTAAAAGTACTTTGAATTACAAAGTAAAAATATAAAATTCAAATTTTGAAAAATAATTCAGAAAAAATGACCAATGTTTGATTGGGTAAATGACAAAACTTGACTACTGCTGATAAATCCTGGCTTCTACCTGACTCTCTTCGTAGAATGCTTGATAATTTCGAATATGCAACATCTCATAGATTGCCCTTTTTTTATTAACTGCTCTTTCGAAATATGACTTGCATATCTGATAACCTACCCAGTAACCTAAATCGGCAGGCCAATCCGGTCGTTCTTGACTACTATTAGCAATCCAATTACGATACCTATTTAAATACATTTCACTTTTGAAAGATTCCCATATTTTTTTCTCATTTCCCTTTGCCCAATTGATCAGAAATTGGTTCGCAGTATTACCTGAGATGAGCTCGCCAATAAAATCAGCCATTCCTTCTTGAATCACATACTTCAACAAAGTAGTATCATTACGCATATTGTCTTGCTGTGCATGTATCAATTCATGAGCTACCACATATTTCAGGTTTTCGAACAGATAGGAGTTACGCTTTTGCCATGCATTAAGTTCTGATTTATCAGTGTTGGGATTATTTGCATACATATCTGCCCCAACGTGTAAACCATAATCTGTTGCTGTACCACCAGAGCTCCATCCACCAATATGAAAACTAAGTGGAGGAAATATAGCTTCTGGATACCAATATTTTAAATTACGATAAATGATTCGGATAGTATCTTTCAAAGAGTTGAGTTGAAATGTATTAGCCCGAATAGAACTATAAAATTTGGGCATTTTTTTTATGTTCTGAACAAAGCCCTCGATTCCGCCAATATTTTTTGTTTTGATTCGAAAATATTCCTGCAACGCAGGTGTCCCCTTTTCAAAGTAGTTCATTTGAAAAAGTTTAACACCATTTCCGGTATCTTTTAAAAAGTGATCATACGTATTCCAAAACAGATCAATATCACTAGTATTAATGATTGCATTATTTACATTTTTCTGTTGTTGTTGTCTGAGCCTAATTTGTTGTAAGATTTTTTTGTATTTGGGATGAGAAGCCAGGGCCTGCATGATGGTATCTCCTGTTAAGAAACCAAGATTATTAAACCCATATTTGTACGTAGCAATTTCTAAAGAAGATAAAGCGCTATCTATATTTTTTGAAGCTGCGTAACAATATGTTGCATTAATTAAAGCTGATTTTTTAAATGGCCCCATGGTTCGAGCATAAGATTCTTGCATATACATCTTTGCTGCTCTTGCTAACTCATCCTTATTGGCTAAACTATCAGCGATTTTCTTATACTGCTCACCTGCATCATTACGATCAGCAATTTGAGCGACAACCTCATACTTAAAAAATAAAATTAAAACGAGCGCTATATAAACATTACGCTTTTGATTTTTCATACGCACATTTATTCAAAATTGCTTCCTAATCGGTGAAAAGTTTAATTAAAAAATGAACTACTCTTTCCGCTGCACGAACTACGACATACTGTTTATCTTTGCACAAACATGATTGTATGGAACTAGGAATCAGTATGTTTGGGGATATTCACGTAAACGAGAAAGGTATCCAAGAACCAACAGGCGATCGTTTGAAACAAATGATCGAGGAAATAAGATTAATGGATGAATTGGGTCTTGATTTCTTCGGAATCGGCGAACATCATAGAAATGAATATGCGGTATCCGCACCTGAGATCATATTGGCAGCGGCTTCTTCTTTAACAAAGAATATCCGATTGGGAAGTGCAGTATCCGTGCTGAGCTCTGCCGATCCCGTTCGATTATATCAGCAATACTCCAGCATCGATCTGCTTTCTGACGGACGTGCAGAATTGGTCGTTGGGCGTGGCAGTTTTACAGAGTCATTTCCACTTTTTGGTTTTGATCTCAGAGATTATGATATTCTATTCGAAGAAAAACTTGATCTGTTATTTCAAATCAACCAGCAAAAAAAATTGAGTTGGAAAGGACAGTTCAGAAAACCTTTGATTGATCAGGAAGTCTTTCCGAGAGCATTCAATGAAAAGTTAGATCTGTGGATCGCGGTTGGAGGAACTCCGGAATCTGTATTAAGAGCCGGCACGTATGGCATCCCAGTGATATTCGCGATCATAGGCGGTAGTCCGGCTCAATTCAAACCACTTTTCGATTATTATCACAAAGTATATACGCATTTCAAGCACCCCGAAGCCAATCGAAAGACCGGCGTGCACATGCATGCTTTTTTTGGAAAAAATGCTGAAGCTACTGCCGATAAATATTATCATCACTATGCACAGCAGATGAATAGAATTGGACGTGAAAGAGGATGGTCATCCTATACAAGAGAACAATATGAAGCAGGAAGAAGCAAACATGGTGCACTTATTATTGGTGATGCAAATGAAGCCATTGATAAGATCCTTTATTTGCAAGAAACACTTGGTTTCGATCGCTTTGCTGCACATATGGATGTTGGTGGTCCTTCACATAAAGACCTGATGGAATCGATTGAGATCTTTGGAACAAAGATCGCTCCGGCAGTAAAGGCAGCGCTACATAAATAAGCTTAGACATCCTTTTCATTAAAGGAAAGATGTAATTCCTCAATCCGAGAGACCACTTTACGATAAGTTACGCCAGCAGTATCCAACATTTTTTTGGACGCTACTGATGTGTCTGAACCATTGTATTTATCAGATAAATAAATCACTTCAGTGATACCGGATTGAATAATGGCTTTGGTACATTCATTACAAGGAAAAAGCGCGGTATAGATCTTACATCCTTTTAGATCCATTCCTATATTATTCAAAATTGCATTCAATTCTGCATGACACACATAAGGATATTTTGTCTCCAGAAAATCTCCTTGTTTACTCCATGGAAATTCATCATCACTACATCCAATAGGTAAGCCATTATACCCGGCACCAACAATTTTGTTTTTGTCATTCACAATACAGGCACCTACTTGGGTATTGGGGTCTTTACTTCGTTGGGCAGATAATAAAGCGACTCCCATAAAATATTCATCCCAAGAGATATAGTCAGTTCTTTTTTGCATAACATTTTATTCATCATAAAAATAGCTCTTATTCAGGATTCTGAAACTTTCTTTGACATGCATAAGCAATTTCAATTATAAAGAGCCAGCGATCTACTTTCTTGAGTCAAGTTTACAATCATTTAATGATTTAATGATGTTGTTTATGCATCCGATCTAGCGAAATCAAAATGATTCAACGGCTAACAATTTCTTTACTTTCTGTTCATGTTGGCTTAATCGCAACAGAAATACTGCAAAGGATATTTGTGATCTAAATTCTAAGCAATATGAATCTCTTAACAATGTCTCGCAATGGTATCATTGCTATCTGCGCATTGATCTCTTTAAACTCCTGTAAAAAAAATTCTGATTCAGATAAAACAGGAACTGAAGTTGTATTAACCAACCATTCAACCACACCCGTTCTTGCGAAAAAATTAGCGGGTTTTGAAAGTCTCGAAATGTTTAGTCTGATCGGTAGCGACGATGTTTTATCGGGCAGCCCAAGCTTTGTATTTGGTGGGTCTGCTGATGGTGCTGGACTTATCAAGAATAATGATGGGGGTTATTATTTCCTTGTAAATCACGAAGATAATTTTGCAGTATCAAGAATTACATTTGATAAGACCTTTAAACCTACCAAAGGAGAATATATTTTAAATTCAAATGGAGGTATCTGGCGTTTATGCTCAGCTACCATGGCCACTCAATCTGAACATGGGTTTGGTCCTTTGTTCTTAACATCGGGTGAAAGTGGTGAAGAAAGTCGCACGCATGGTATCAATCCCTTAGAAACAAATTTTGTTGCCAATGCCAGCAAAGAAATTGCCGCTTTAGGCAGAACAAGTGCTGAAAATGCTGTGCCGCTGAATAAAAATGCCTACCCGGGTAAAACTGTGATCATTATTGGTGATGACGATAGTGGTGCTGAAGGAGGACAAGTTTTATTATATGTATCAAATACAGTCGGTGATCTTACCAATGGAAAGTTGTATACGCTTCGTCGTAAAGATCAAAACATCAAAGAAAGAGACATGCTCGAGGGTACAGGATATGATGTTGAGTTTGTTGAAATACCAAATGCTGCAACATTAACCGGTCGCCAACTACAAGTGGCAGCAGCAGGATTGAGCTCCATTCGCTTTGGTCGTGTGGAAGATCTTGATTATGGTAAAGGAAATGCTACTGCAAACCGTGATATTTATTTTAATGTTACAGGTCAAGCTACTACAGGAGCAAATGCTGATTTTAGCAGAACCAAATATGGTCGTGTATACAAATTAGCACTTGATGCTACTAACCCATTGGTGGGTAGAGTGGAATGCATTCTGGATGGAGATAATAGAACAACAGGTAAAGCAAAAGAATTTCAAAATCCCGATAACATCCTTGTAACAGAAAAGTATGTGTATATCCAAGAAGATGCTAACAGTTATGGAGATGAAACACACGATGCATATATCTACCAGTACAATATTGCTACTAAAGAATTGAAAAAAGTAATTGAGCTGGATCATAGAAGAACTGCATCGGATGCTGCCAAATATAATGTTGGTGGCACTTCAACTTTCGGAAGTTGGGAATATGGTGCTTTAATTGATGTATCAGAAACTATCGGTATTGATAATACTTTCATGCTTTGTATTCAACCACACACATGGAGAGGTGACAAATACAAAGGAGTAGATGGTGGTGCTTTAAGACCCAATGAAAATCAGGCAAGCCAAATCGTAATCATCAAAGGTCTTCCTAAGTAATTAAAATAGATTATAAACGATCAACGCTCCTGCCCATATGCAGGAGCGTTTTTAGTAGCGTGTGTATGAAAAGCAGAATTATTATTCTACTACTTTGTTGCTCATCAGTATTTGCCATATTTTGCAATTGGCAAAAAGCAAATAAAAGTGTAGTAGTTAAAAAATTATACCAGCAACAAATAAAATCTTTACAAGAGGAAACTGATAACTTTTTGCACTTAGCAGAAAGTAAAAGTAGTTTCGCCATTCTCCGCGAGTGCTTTAAGAAAGCCCGACTTAAGTATAAGTCAATAGAGTTTTTAACGGAATATTATTATCCTACTACATCAAAAGCTATGAATGGTGCAGCTATCCCAGAGGTAGAGGCAGATAATCCCACTTACCCAACAGAGCCCAGCGGTTTTCAGGTAATCGAAGAAATGATTTTTGGAGAGGAAAATACCGATGATTATAATGAACTCATCATACAAAGTAAATTATTAAATTCTGCAGTTACACGTCTTGCAACTACTGCTGAAACACTAGAATTAACAGATGCTCATATTTGGGATGCCTTGAGATTACAATGCTTTCGTATTCAGACTTTAGGAATTTCCGGGTATGATTCTCCCGTAGCCCAGTATTCATTAACTGAAGCATCAGCCTCCTTAAAAAGCTTACAGCAATATATACTCTTATATAGTACTGATACAAAGGCAAAAAAAATGGATGCACTAATAGCAGCTATTGCTACAGCTGATAACTATTTAACAACCAATAATAATTTTATTGCTTTTGATCGTGCATTCTTTATTACGACATATATGAATAGCGTCACTGTATCATTGAACGCCGTGCAGGAGCAATTACAAATCCC
Above is a genomic segment from Sediminibacterium sp. KACHI17 containing:
- a CDS encoding DUF2268 domain-containing putative Zn-dependent protease (predicted Zn-dependent protease with a strongly conserved HExxH motif); translated protein: MKNQKRNVYIALVLILFFKYEVVAQIADRNDAGEQYKKIADSLANKDELARAAKMYMQESYARTMGPFKKSALINATYCYAASKNIDSALSSLEIATYKYGFNNLGFLTGDTIMQALASHPKYKKILQQIRLRQQQQKNVNNAIINTSDIDLFWNTYDHFLKDTGNGVKLFQMNYFEKGTPALQEYFRIKTKNIGGIEGFVQNIKKMPKFYSSIRANTFQLNSLKDTIRIIYRNLKYWYPEAIFPPLSFHIGGWSSGGTATDYGLHVGADMYANNPNTDKSELNAWQKRNSYLFENLKYVVAHELIHAQQDNMRNDTTLLKYVIQEGMADFIGELISGNTANQFLINWAKGNEKKIWESFKSEMYLNRYRNWIANSSQERPDWPADLGYWVGYQICKSYFERAVNKKRAIYEMLHIRNYQAFYEESQVEARIYQQ
- a CDS encoding VOC family protein, whose protein sequence is MRILILSLLLLVITANTDAQEVKIAVQLNHTAIYVKDLQKSAFFYEHVIGLDTIPEPFRIGRHKWFRTGPKMALHIILGATELKEYYKNQHTCFSVSDMQSFVARLKKNNVVFEDVNGNQGAITKRVDGVQQIWFRDPDGYWIEVNDARE
- a CDS encoding dCMP deaminase family protein; protein product: MQKRTDYISWDEYFMGVALLSAQRSKDPNTQVGACIVNDKNKIVGAGYNGLPIGCSDDEFPWSKQGDFLETKYPYVCHAELNAILNNIGMDLKGCKIYTALFPCNECTKAIIQSGITEVIYLSDKYNGSDTSVASKKMLDTAGVTYRKVVSRIEELHLSFNEKDV
- a CDS encoding GNAT family N-acetyltransferase encodes the protein MLRIQKILPDSAALETVRQLFLEYADELQENLCFQSFDAEVKDPMKKYGPPTGALFLAYWNEEPAGCIALQPLKEEGVCEMKRLYVKPVFRKYGIGRSLVDLLLSESRQLGYSKMRLDTLERLQPAIALYNSLGFETIHAYNENPLSGVVYMEKQIQ
- a CDS encoding hydrogen peroxide-inducible genes activator, with translation MTLTQLEYMVAVDTYRHFVLAAEKCFVTQPTLSMQLQKLEDELGIKLFDRTKQPVIPTEIGARIIAQARVVLREAERIHQMINSEKNVMTGELRIGIIPTLAPYVLPTLFKQMREKYPQLELVIKETITEEIIHELKNNRLDCGLVVTPLKDPSIKEDVLFYEELFVYVSRKNALYDKKYVLADDINPDQLWLLEEGHCFRSQVLNLCELRKNADLHFKYATGNIETLKRMVDKSDGLTILPELAVMEFNKNQMKLVKRLKDPAPAREVSLVTHRDHIKTKLIQTMKDEILEMVPKQMRQLRNKKVVEITD
- a CDS encoding LLM class flavin-dependent oxidoreductase; amino-acid sequence: MELGISMFGDIHVNEKGIQEPTGDRLKQMIEEIRLMDELGLDFFGIGEHHRNEYAVSAPEIILAAASSLTKNIRLGSAVSVLSSADPVRLYQQYSSIDLLSDGRAELVVGRGSFTESFPLFGFDLRDYDILFEEKLDLLFQINQQKKLSWKGQFRKPLIDQEVFPRAFNEKLDLWIAVGGTPESVLRAGTYGIPVIFAIIGGSPAQFKPLFDYYHKVYTHFKHPEANRKTGVHMHAFFGKNAEATADKYYHHYAQQMNRIGRERGWSSYTREQYEAGRSKHGALIIGDANEAIDKILYLQETLGFDRFAAHMDVGGPSHKDLMESIEIFGTKIAPAVKAALHK
- the katG gene encoding catalase/peroxidase HPI, whose product is MSAQQHPAGDISKCPFHNGSLKQVAGGGTRNRDWWPNQLNLNILRQHSELSDPMDPDFDYAKEFQSLDLDAIKKDLTDLMTDSQDWWPADYGHYGPFFVRMAWHSAGTYRTFDGRGGAGAGMQRFAPLNSWPDNTNLDKARLLLWPIKKKYGKKISWADLMILAGNVAMESMGFKTFGFAGGRKDVWEPDEDVYWGSEKEFVASHRNPESLESPLGATEMGLIYVNPEGPDRNPDPILAAKAIRETFGRMAMNDEETVALIAGGHTFGKTHGAADPGKYVGKEPAAAGIEEQGMGWTSTYGSGKGADTITSGLEGAWTTTPTQWSNNYFENLFGYEWELTKSPAGAHQWRPKNGAGEGTIPDAFDPNKRHAPFMLTTDLSMRFDPAYEKISRRFYENPDQFADAFARAWFKLTHRDMGPRARYLGKEVPKEELIWQDPIPAVTHELINDADIASLKSTILASGLTVSELVSTAWASASTFRGSDKRGGANGARVRLAPQKFWEVNNPTQLSKVLDALEKIQQNFNANGGKKQVSLADLIVLGGCAAIEKAAKDAGHNVTVPFTPGRADASQEQTDVESFAVLEPQADGFRNYIKGKQMATAEALLIDKAHLLTLTAPELTVLVGGMRVLNTNYNQSKHGVFTNKPGVLTNDFFVNLLDFGTSWSATADSHQQEFEGRDRKTGAVKWTATRADLIFGSNSELRALAEVYACEDAKEKFVKDFVAAWNKVMNLDRFDLA